GTCCAAATAGCAAAGTGACAGGACTCATTACAAAGAACTTAAGAAAACAATGCAAAGAGACTGTAGATCAGCATACAATAATTACATTGGTGATATGTTATGTGATGATGTGGACAGTAATCCAAAAAGATTTTGGTCCTTCATCAAAAGCAAATGCTGTGATAGCTCGGTGTAGCTCCCTTTATGAAGGCTGGCACAGTTAAAGCAAAACTGCTGAACAACCAGTTTGTCTCAGTGTTCAATGATGAGGATACGTCTTCCTTACCTGATCTCGGCAGAAGTCCTCACCCTCCGGTTCCATCTTTTGAAATCAAATGTGAAGGTGTGCAGAAGCTCCTGTCGCAGATTAAACCACACACAGCGTGCGGCCCAGCTAACCTGCCAGCGTATCTGCTGAAAGAGTGTGCTGAGGAGTTAGCTCCTGTTTTCACCCTGCTTTTCAAAGTCACACTTCACCAGGGAAGGATCCCGAGTGAGTGGAAGTCAGCCAATGTAACACCCATCTTTAAAAAGGGTGATAAACATAAGCCCGAGAATTATCGGCCAATATCACTCACATCCATTGTTTGTAAAACCATCGAGCACATCATTCACAGCCAAGTAATTCATCACCTGGACAATCATGGTCTTCTGGCAGAAACCCAATTTGGATTCAGGAGGCGATCTTGCGAATCACAGCTGTTGTTAACCATCAACGACTTGGCTGAAGGACTTTGTGACAAACACCAGATTCATACCATCCTCCTCGGCTTTTAAAAGGCTTTCGATTGAGTCCCGCATGAGCGCCTTCTCCAGAAGCTTCACCACTATGAGTCTGTGGTCATCCACACTCTTGGATTCATGATTCTCTGACAGGACATACCCAACAAGTCACCATCGAGGGGAAGAAGAGCAGCCTGGCAAACATTACTTAAGGGGTACCCCAGGGCATTGTCCTGGGCCCCTCTTGTGCCTAGTGTTTATAAATGATCTACCAGAGCGTGTATCATCAAGTGTTTGCGTCTTTGCCGACGACTGCCTCCTGTATAGAACCATCGAGTCACAAGATGATATCTCCATCCTTCAAAATGACCTAAACAACCTTCAAGAGTGGGAGAAGAAATGGCTGATGTTCGTTAACGACGACAAATGTGAGGTCCTGAGAATATCCAACAAAAGAAATAACATACTAGGAGCCCAGTATACAATTCATGGGTCAGCACTTCGCACTGGAGATGAGGCCAAATACCCTGGCCTTACCATACCTCGCAATCTTAGTTGGAAACCGCACGTCAGCAACATCTCGAAGAAAAGTAACAGCACCTTTGACTTTTTACGTCGTAACCTGACAAAGTGTCCACCTAACATCAAGGAGCAGGCATATAAGACCTACGTGCGCCCTACTTTGGAGTTTGCTTTCTCGGTATGGGACCCTTATACAAAAGATCAGGTGTCCCAGATTGACATGATTACAACCAAAGACACAGCGTAACACAGATGTTGGCAAGTCTCCAATGGCAGTCCCTGTATGAACGACGGGCACACAGCAAAGTCATCATGCTGTACAGAATCATCCAAGGCCTAGTTGCCATACCAGCAGCTCCACCATATCTTTTCCCATCAACTGAATCAACCAGAGGTCATCAGCACCAGTTCAAGCAACAGCACTGTAGGATCCAATCTTTCCAGCACAGCTACTTTCCAAGTGTTATCTGCATTTGGAACACGCTACCAGCATCAGTGGTCACAGCCCAGTCCCTGGAGATCTTCAGGGCCTGCTTGAAGCCACTAACTCTCTGTTAACCAGCTCCACCAGGCTTTTTACTCTCACCCTCCAGCATCAGTTTTGTTTTGGCACCTTTCATTTGATATTTGTTCCTGTGATCCAGCACATTTGCACCCAAGTACCCGGTACGACAATCCTCAAGTTGAGGGAGGTACTCATTggcagatagatagatagaaaaaGCTCTATATCAGGGTTCCCACTAGGTCCAAATATTATGGGGTCCATATTCTGcaaaattttgtacaatttcactcccaacaagtgatacacataaCACATTTATTAAAGTataattagactttgtacaagtctaTTGCCACAGCATGTGCAAAACACCCtataatgcatgtttttggcccttaaaagggcatttcgtgatccacagcctcatcccccacttttctcaaaaaaagttgagatttttatatcactggaaaccggctacataatgtttatgtacaaaatatttcttgcagattaattcgtttagcaaagatatcgtgaaattacaacgcattgtcaatggatcagtgtaatacacataatcatgcataactcatgaataaaatcggaatcaactgaaattttgggaataggttttttcgtggatatctaatgaaaaatgacataaatagagggtGCTAGGATcataaatactcctttaattcgtaAATTTGGCTAAATagggaaatttaaattttattaccagttagtactaaatgaataattaggattgagttgtgtttcatttggcagaagttgataatatttttttaatctccaaatattagtgctatatttttctggtATGGGGAGTAATAAGCTTTATAAAACTTGCATGTCATGATTGTGAACTGCATGGACAGACCCTATTCCAACTTACATTTCCATCGAATCCATCATACCATTAggccacaaaaaaaaatgtttgcttgcttgcccccaaatgaattttaaaaatagggccggtcgggatttcttttttcttttaattaagtagcaaactctactgtttgcattaaagccataatgtgtgatttgcttcccagcgacaccctcaattttactcggatttctactttatgcataattataatgcccagtggtgtactaaaataataacagtaaaatttaactttttatattaaaaccgggttcagagttcatcgatcgactgcttgctaacatctcctgtggatgtcagcttatgtgtacacacgtcgagcgcgatgctccgtgcagtattaaatgttacgatcggcgagcgtagtacatgcattttaggcgctggaatgaaatcacaagtttcttcgttatacctcatttgtttggctcgaaattaaaaggggataatgtgatcagtgaaaacaaacatttaaataggaatctattctttatgcaaatcacacattattgctttaattaaggctcaaaatatgaaacatcagacaattttggtgtcaaaatgaatcaagtaCTTTAGTAACATTACAAAAcagctaaaatgttgaacacaagctctaaaatacattattttacatcttcagaatgcaaacaaaaatttgaatagaaaaaaaaaaacttttaaggaatttccaaaaataggctCGGTATacccagtaaatagaaaaaataactttttttatttccaaaattagggtcggtcggttgagggcaagcaaacatctgggtttttttttgccttaataGTAGAATGTTTAGATGGTGCTGAACACTGACCCATTCATCAATGAGGTCAGCAAATAAAATGCCATCTCCTTGACATTTTGATTGGGTGGGTTCACAAAAAGCTGCAGCTCATTTGAACAGGTCTGAGCAGATGGATGGTGCTTACAGATGTCGTGCACAAATGCTATGGATGGCCGTGGTGCAAATCCTGTTACAGGCCTAGTGGCAGCTCCAGTAACAAAGGCCAGAATATTGGAAATCTGCAATTGGCTGGCAAAATCCCTCATTGCTGAAGTTACCATGCCTTCCTCCAGCTGGTTCAGGAAATCACCTAACTCCCCATCTAGAAATAAATAAtgagatgaaaacaaaaacacaatgtTATACAAAGTGCTGCAGCATAACAAATGTTGTAATGCCAGTTTGTTCATCTGAATACACAAACTTGACAAAATGCTTCCCACAGACCAGCTGTTACCTTCATATCAAGTCATATGGAGCATATGAGAGCCCTTAGGGATAGCCTATCAATGCCAGGTGGGTATAAGTGGCCCAAGTAAAGTTTTTAATAAGAAAACATTTGTATTTATGATGTGTAgatcagaaaaaacaaacaaaacaatacctAAAAGTGTCCTTTTTTAACTGTTAATTTGTAATCGTTTTGTCAATAGCACAATTTTCAACAAGTTAAAACTGTTTGTACCAATGCATGTGTCCACTGTCAGGTTGTCAGAATAGACACACATAATTCCTTGAATAATTCATACAAAATTATGAAACGTAACTGGCCATATTACTGTATCATGTTCAATTCATCATTATGCAGCATATTTTTTGGAATTTCATACTGGTGAATTGTGAGTTACTTTGCAGAGTTTTAAGActatacatattaaaatacatagaTTAGAATACATGCTCCATACGTGTGGTAACATGTTATACTACCATATATGGTAGTATAACATGGAGATGGCTGCTGGGAGTGTTTATGGGTTGGGGTGTGTtgattagggattcaatcatgtttaccGTTCAACAACAATGCGTCCCTGtagtctgtgtggtttacttcagTCGCAAGGCCAGTTTTAGCTGCTGAAGAGATGCAGGTGCACCATACGCAAGTTGTTACACGGTGAAACAAGATTGAATCCCaatcaacaacgaaaacaagctaacggtcatctaattcacatgattattttagGAGGAATGTCAGTTAGTCATTGCCACACAGCATTACAATCTCTGTTGATTTCAACAACAACTACAAAATACAGAATTCAAGATGTACAGCTATACTGTAACAATAAAACAATTATTGCAATTttgctttttagaaaaaaaaatagaaggGGTCATGGCAACAATTGTATATATGCAGGctagtggaatcagtaacatcttggctaacagaaataCTATACTTGGTTTCATAACTTTGGGCTCAAAAGCTATGATCGTCCCGCCTGTGAACACAAAACTGCCAATGAATCAATTTACCGTAAATTTAAGGTCAATATTAACTCAACTCTCATCCACTCAATTGCTTTAAACCAGTGAAATGTTGTGCCCTGAGCCTCCATGCAAGCATGACGTTGAGACTAGGGCTCAGATAACGACATATTAAgcttggtcttaaccctggaattatggaaacttttgggcctcataactgctaaattgttggtctaacgCAGTGCCACCAACAAGGGGGGGTTAAGGGGTGCATTACCAGCAGGCCCAGGGTTTTAGGGGGCCCCTACAAAAGgaagaaaacataccttaatgggcccacagtgcagctatgacccaactgggatttaaattgttcatataagaccaaattttaacaaaaattctgaaaaaatggtattttaccagTTAACttcaattgacctttgacctcagtatatgacattGAACACCgccaatagatgagggttcccatagtgcagctatgacccaccTTTGGTTGCAATAAAAGTGTTCATATGAGACCATATTTCAGCATTTGGAGGTATGTACATATGGACGGAAGTACATACAGAcggacagtgcaaaaacagtatACCTCGCTATGGAGgcataataaaataaaagattttCGGAATTATGTAGCGCCTTTTTGCTacatcttgaaggattcaaaacattgtaatttcactgccatggtgaatcatcacaattagatcgcattaactaggccagttgcagccgaacctggcgcataCCTATCTGACCTTaaaattgtaacatccaccaattatctatgcagctccccaaattccattgggtgaaggaggtttttgataaccaaacaactaatcaccgcttttttttaaaagtaggaggaaaccggagatcctggagaaaacctgtgagagcgagcatgttatcgggataaaccaaatgcacatacagtccaTGGGCACGACCGGGGCATGAACCCagaacctcagtggtgcaaggcgagggaactaccactGCGCCAACTCACTCCCCTTACATGTAGGTTAGGTAATTCGCGACTAATGTgattccaatgtgacctcaagaagtaaagttacaagcaattgaatagatgaaggtccagttttaaaagtgacaaactggcctattcaaaactccacggactagacatctggtttttgagtggtgaatggctaatttgtgtgtgcctttaaaggaacaaaagaaaactgaaacaaaagagctgacaaataaaatgaaagttatgaaaagttcagagaagtaaaaactgaaataaaaactgctttaaatagtttcattgaagaaattgtgttgtctctttgttgcgcttgttggaatctttttgtgccttgtataggccagtttgtcactgtTATAAAACTGGACATTCATCTATTTAATTGCTTGTAAATTTACTTCttaaggtcacattggattcaatgtggtgtcaaaatgtgcaggattagatagcgcAGCTATTAAAAAAAAccgaatttacccaaatatggttcagttttgaaattgtgattatttttcaaagTGTAAGGATACTATT
Above is a window of Amphiura filiformis chromosome 7, Afil_fr2py, whole genome shotgun sequence DNA encoding:
- the LOC140156806 gene encoding uncharacterized protein, yielding MRILLQPTKEVLTADMFLSLLRIKYSNTHSNRRDQEELVMASFKTVLFKIEDGELGDFLNQLEEGMVTSAMRDFASQLQISNILAFVTGAATRPVTGFAPRPSIAFVHDICKHHPSAQTCSNELQLFVNPPNQNVKEMAFYLLTSLMNGSVFSTI